The following are encoded together in the Maniola jurtina chromosome 27, ilManJurt1.1, whole genome shotgun sequence genome:
- the LOC123879241 gene encoding zinc transporter foi — MSHHLVTVCICLLCAAHTCGSHVDPKVDLQAFEPTLQIDQATFNFAKRRIESKLRYDQRLQKIRQRRDIRSVNPSEYVEKIFQMYGSNESMTMNVTGFNRLLEGLDLHNLVEGGQLKIENKKYLYGNGEAKEEVVNCVSSGELISTVNTRLKPHEHNHDTNHEHEAENIISEDTLKTICPILLYQKVASSSIEIQGCIIESSLPNRRNNKDISTISKHGETENAYSKNMFAVWLYSSLSITAISACGLLGVAVIPIMHKTYYNHLLQFLVALAVGTLCGDALLHLMPHAMSPSHDHGHETGVDTKVSHNDGMWKGLAAMLGVVFFYFTEKGLTVVVEWRKRRQKLEDDKLPSRVRVLKDETVGGCSGGAKAPISNASNSLMKIFKRDDKSDPTTKTCKHKYSEYPYCYDEIDTDTHDDHHLRDGLPPSPKANNKHNNSVSVVSSNALNREGKENEPTAKDWLLKAESTPAVVEMNNIKHKEDGVKDMKDGDSYTVILREHSRAHHGHSHSHGHVHAPPSSMSSVAWMVIMGDGLHNFTDGMAIGAAFASNIAGGFSTAIAVLCHELPHELGDFAVLLKAGMSVKRAVCYNILSSALCLAGMICGVLAGHAPNATRWLFAAAAGMFLYIALVDMMPELSTSHSKEGTLCQCILQLMGLASGIGIMLVIALYEEDLKSLFG; from the exons ATACGATCAAAGACTACAAAAAATAAGACAGAGACGAGACATCAGAAGTGTCAACCCTAGCGAATATGTGGAGAAGATTTTCCAAATGTACGGCAGCAATGAGTCCATGACGATGAACGTGACGGGATTCAACAGGCTGCTGGAGGGGCTGGACCTGCACAACCTGGTGGAAGGCGGGCAGCTGAAGATTGAGAACAAGAAGTATTTGTATGGGAATGGGGAAGCGAAAGAGGAGGTAGTCaat tgCGTGAGCAGTGGAGAACTAATATCAACAGTGAACACAAGGTTAAAACCTCACGAACATAACCACGACACTAACCATGAGCATGAAGCAGAAAATATAATTTCTGAAGACACACTTAAAACTATATGCCCTATACTACTGTACCAAAAAGTTGCAAGCTCCTCTATAGAAATACAAGGATGTATTATAGAATCGAGCTTGCCTAACAGACGAAATAATAAAGACATTAGTACAATAAGTAAGCATGGAGAAACAGAAAATGCGTATTCCAAAAATATGTTTGCAGTGTGGTTGTATTCCTCGTTAAGTATAACAGCTATAAGTGCGTGTGGTTTGCTAGGAGTGGCCGTGATTCCTATAATGCATAAGACATATTATAACCATTTACTACAATTTTTAGTAGCGTTAGCTGTAGGGACGCTGTGTGGTGATGCGTTGTTGCATTTAATGCCTCATGCTATGAGTCCTTCACACGACCATGGCCATGAAACTGGTGTAGATACAAAAGTATCTCACAACGATGGTATGTGGAAGGGACTGGCTGCTATGTTAGGTGTAGTCTTCTTCTACTTCACTGAAAAAGGTTTAACAGTAGTAGTGGAATGGAGGAAGCGCCGTCAAAAGTTAGAAGATGATAAACTCCCTTCAAGAGTACGAGTATTGAAAGATGAAACTGTTGGAGGTTGCTCCGGTGGTGCGAAAGCGCCAATATCAAATGCGTCAAATTCTTTGATGAAAATCTTCAAAAGGGACGACAAAAGTGATCCAACTACCAAGACATGCAAACATAAATATTCAGAATATCCGTATTGTTATGATGAAATTGATACGGACACACACGACGATCATCATTTAAGAGACGGGTTACCACCAAGTCCCAAAGCAAATAACAAACATAATAATTCAGTAAGCGTTGTTTCCTCAAACGCTCTTAACAGAGAAGGCAAAGAGAATGAACCTACAGCTAAAGATTGGCTGTTGAAAGCAGAATCGACGCCGGCTGTGGTTGAAATGAATAATATTAAGCATAAAGAAGACGGTGTTAAGGATATGAAGGACGGTGACAGCTATACGGTTATACTTAG GGAACATTCTCGAGCGCATCACGGTCATTCTCACTCTCACGGACATGTCCACGCGCCTCCTTCATCCATGTCCTCTGTTGCATGGATGGTCATTATGGGTGACGGCTTGCACAACTTTACAGACGGCATGGCGATCG GTGCAGCATTTGCGTCGAATATAGCTGGAGGTTTCTCAACAGCTATTGCCGTTTTGTGTCATGAGCTGCCGCATGAGTTAG GTGACTTCGCGGTACTCCTGAAAGCCGGCATGTCGGTGAAGCGAGCGGTGTGCTACAACATTCTGTCGTCAGCGCTATGCCTGGCCGGCATGATCTGTGGCGTTCTGGCGGGCCACGCGCCCAATGCCACGCGCTGGCTGTTCGCGGCCGCGGCTGGCATGTTCCTGTACATTGCGCTTGTTGACATG atGCCAGAGCTCAGCACCTCCCATAGCAAGGAAGGCACACTCTGCCAATGCATACTACAACTGATGGGCTTGGCAAGTGGCATTGGCATAATGTTGGTCATAGCTCTCTACGAAGAAGACTTGAAGAGTTTGTTCGGttga
- the LOC123879246 gene encoding aspartate--tRNA ligase, cytoplasmic: MVVSEAQVPVEGDAASSKKAAKKAAKAAEKQQKKAEHKGAVPQNETSEPDISEGQYGVLKLIQSTGENRDRVYVDVKELGLALEGKDVWVRARLQTSRGIGKQCFAVLRQNSSTVQLLMRVSDRVSKQMVKFTGNITKESIVDIYATVVKTSPAVESCTVQDVELAGLQVWVVSSAKPQLPLQIEDASRPETDDPEGLKIRVNQDTRLDNRVLDLRTPANQAIFRLEAGVCRLFRDILTKRGFVEIHTPKIISAASEGGANVFTVSYFKSSAYLAQSPQLYKQMAIAADFDKVFTVGAVFRAEDSNTHRHLTEFVGLDLEMSFKHHYHEVLDTIGQTFTDIFRGLQDQYASEIATVGQQFKVEPFKFLDPPLRLEFPQAISMLKEAGVTVGEEDDLSTPDEKLLGRLVRAKYDTDFYILDKYPLAVRPFYTMPDPNNPKASNSYDMFMRGEEILSGAQRIHDPEFLTERAKHHGIDISKIAAYIESFRLGCPPHAGGGIGMERVVMLYLGLDNIRKTSMFPRDPKRVTP, translated from the exons ATGGTAGTATCTGAAGCCCAGGTCCCCGTGGAAGGGGATGCAGCGAGCAGCAAAAAGGCTGCCAAGAAAGCGGCCAAGGCTGCAGAAAAGCAGCAGAAAAAGGCTGAGCATAAG GGAGCTGTACCCCAGAATGAAACATCAGAACCCGATATATCAGAAGGACAGTATGGAGTTCTGAAACTGATACAGTCTACAGGAGAAAACAGAGACCGGGTTTATGTTGACGTGAAGGAGCTGGGCCTTGCTTTAGAAGGCAAGGATGTGTGGGTTAGAG CACGTCTGCAAACTTCCCGCGGGATAGGGAAGCAATGCTTCGCCGTGCTTCGGCAGAACTCCAGCACAGTGCAGCTGTTGATGCGAGTCAGTGACAGAGTCAGCAAGCAGATGGTCAAGTTTACAGGAAA tataaCAAAAGAGTCAATAGTGGACATATACGCCACAGTAGTAAAGACATCTCCAGCAGTGGAGTCCTGCACAGTACAAGACGTGGAACTGGCAGGGCTGCAAGTGTGGGTGGTGTCCAGTGCGAAGCCCCAACTGCCTTTGCAAATAGAGGATGCTTCCAGACCTGAAACAGAT GATCCCGAAGGACTGAAAATCCGTGTCAACCAGGACACGCGTCTGGACAACCGCGTGCTAGACCTCCGTACTCCGGCAAACCAAGCCATATTCAGGCTCGAAGCTGGCGTTTGTAGACTCTTCAGAGACATTTTGACTAAAAGAG GTTTCGTAGAAATCCACACACCAAAGATCATCTCGGCGGCGTCAGAGGGCGGCGCGAACGTTTTCACAGTCTCTTACTTCAAGTCGTCCGCCTACTTAGCGCAGAGTCCTCAGCTGTACAAGCAGATGGCCATTGCCGCCGATTTCGATAAG GTGTTCACAGTGGGAGCGGTGTTTCGGGCGGAAGACTCGAACACTCACCGTCATCTGACGGAGTTCGTCGGTTTGGACCTCGAGATGTCGTTCAAACATCACTACCACGAAGTGCTGGACACCATTGGACAGACGTTCACTGACATATTCCGAGGGTTACAAGACCA ATACGCATCAGAAATAGCGACGGTGGGGCAACAATTCAAAGTGGAGCCCTTCAAATTCCTGGACCCTCCTCTGAGGCTGGAGTTCCCTCAGGCTATCAGCATGCTGAAGGAAGCTG gAGTAACGGTGGGCGAAGAAGACGACCTTTCAACTCCAGATGAGAAATTATTAGGGAGACTGGTGCGAGCCAAATACGATACGGACTTCTACATACTGGACAAGTACCCTCTAGCCGTGCGACCCTTTTATACCATGCCCGACCCTAACAACCCG AAAGCGTCAAACTCGTATGACATGTTCATGCGTGGGGAGGAGATCCTGAGCGGCGCGCAGAGGATCCACGACCCGGAGTTCCTCACCGAGAGAGCGAAGCACCACGGCATCGATATAAGCAAAATCGCCGCATACATCGAGTCCTTCCGCCTGGGCTGCCCGCCGCATGCAG GCGGCGGCATCGGCATGGAGCGAGTGGTGATGCTGTACCTGGGTTTGGACAACATCAGGAAGACGTCCATGTTCCCGCGCGACCCCAAGCGTGTCACGCCCTGA
- the LOC123879256 gene encoding uncharacterized protein LOC123879256, which produces MPVFTANIPGVLKIGDRIEIGGKIKENARKMSVNLCAQEGEEPRDVVLHFDVRFHRDNIISLSRRNGVWIGSGNLDTNYNMFVPGTIFRIIFEVKDTDVITIYCQGKFHSNFLPKIPLTMARYLVAWADVERVTHCYFHITGKGIGDEAAAVGGNPSLSPRQGIAPVLIGDVKRCAKVHRKSSPGGPHHESSNESSDEEPKERNTNGRADRYFYDTLMCKPTEKKLCTPDPKYRRENVVKPECNRKYKEEYVEKNDTDISEELGSKNMESTAESDDVLPELGLKKRNKRGKFVPFAQVVNFMGKTRRRN; this is translated from the exons ATGCCCGTGTTTACTGCTAATATCCCAGGCGTTCTGAAGATAGGCGATAGAATAGAAATTGGCGGGAAAATCAAGGAAAATGCAAGAAA AATGTCAGTAAATCTCTGCGCTCAAGAGGGGGAGGAGCCTCGTGATGTAGTCCTCCACTTCGATGTCCGGTTCCATAGAGACAACATCATCTCGCTGTCTAGACGCAACGGAGTATGGATCGGTAGCGGGAATCTCGACACTAACTACAATATGTTTGTGCCTG GTACAATCTTCCGCATCATCTTCGAAGTAAAAGACACGGACGTGATCACGATCTACTGCCAAGGGAAGTTCCACTCCAACTTTCTGCCGAAGATCCCGCTCACCATGGCGCGGTATCTCGTCGCGTGGGCTGACGTGGAAAGGGTCACTCATTGCTACTTCCATATTACTGGCAAA GGTATAGGTGATGAAGCAGCAGCTGTTGGCGGGAATCCATCGCTGTCTCCACGGCAGGGGATCGCGCCAGTGCTCATTGGAGATGTCAAACGATG tGCAAAAGTACACAGAAAGTCATCACCAGGCGGCCCACATCATGAGTCCTCGAACGAAAGTTCTGACGAGGAACCAAAAGAACGTAATACCAACGGTCGTGCTGACAGATATTTCTATGACACACTCATGTGCAAACCCACCGAGAAAAAATTGTGTACCCCTGACCCAAAATACCGTCGAGAGAATGTAGTAAAACCTGAATGCAACAGAAAATATAAAGAGGAATACGTAGAGAAAAACGATACAGATATATCCGAGGAACTAGGATCGAAAAACATGGAATCCACAGCCGAATCCGATGACGTTTTGCCCGAactgggattaaaaaaaagaaataaacgtGGCAAGTTCGTACCGTTCGCTCAAGTGGTAAATTTTATGGGAAAGACAAGGAGAAGAAATTAG
- the LOC123879237 gene encoding uncharacterized protein LOC123879237: MMQQQVYQQEQQGAQDQGQQMVLCPVRLVYETQMLVQPGDQIQPNQTILINHQNTPPWIQNRQVQNQVIYVQHVPTNYMPSHQQHIDQNQLYIQNYGYQNVPQMFVQNPQEQIRPLQMMPNMVQNMQALPANIGAIQNQRMVSNVAPMQQQVNIVNTQNQNMNRLIAPNQINPNELINKPQEITQQVYRHQMPQTVQQEQRFPMQQTIAMVPNNVQNIQRVPQTFDPNVSQIRPMQQNIAPNIQQAYPNTIFNVDESRKVNTTVSKGTNPMNHNVVHPIPAAKSLPQTYRPIQPRTHQVRNNGPNLLPMQVTTSIQAQHTMPNIISMNNVPRKIMPVPVTNVNTTLSNVKIEGNNFLFNRKRKSESPDEVHKKVSNNNQTEAPVVIKQIQNESYTMNSSADVGVNTSPIHRPSGRITINNMQITPLNPNVPNSKLIEELAKPIRSNTHSIQTETQNVVRNMTNIVPENVTEMVPTEKEKLVRNTVYVQARGRILTDKDTTIPEPPKIETIVKPPEPNVTLPTVKPKIETVISNPEPKVTKIETIVNHPEPNISMPLLNEKQPEKNQETVKETPVIKKETSTVVKMPVKVEESKSKIKIEVKQEKSDNASMEPPKEVVKIKTESKPDVKVKEESSEAVKEDRGYILTHVLGGFVIQESNIAFPIRKPLKEKTLFNNTEESKRENKDMKRDREFVKDNSKILDISHLNIQECENMEADTDDSKTIDEKDNPFRLLKPSEVRTWTAEQLATHLAKYNWTETVSVLQDHELDGESLLLVSKAQLVTIGVKEDHAEIICEFVKS, translated from the exons atgcagcaacAGGTGTATCAGCAGGAGCAACAAGG AGCTCAAGATCAGGGCCAGCAAATGGTGCTATGTCCTGTAAGGCTGGTGTACGAGACACAGATGCTGGTGCAACCAG GTGACCAAATACAGCCAAATCAAACGATACTCATCAACCATCAAAACACACCGCCTTGGATACAAAACAGACAAGTGCAAAACCAAGTAATCTACGTCCAACATGTGCCAACGAATTATATGCCTTCACACCAACAACATATAGACCAGAACCAATTGTACATCCAGAATTATGGATATCAAAACGTGCCACAAATGTTCGTCCAAAACCCCCAAGAACAAATACGGCCGTTACAAATGATGCCAAATATGGTACAAAACATGCAAGCACTGCCAGCAAACATTGGTGCAATACAGAATCAGAGAATGGTTTCAAACGTAGCACCAATGCAACAACAAGTCAACATAGTTAATACCCAAAATCAAAATATGAATAGACTGATAGCACCTAATCAAATAAACCCAAACGAACTAATAAACAAACCTCAAGAAATAACACAGCAAGTTTACAGACATCAAATGCCACAAACAGTCCAACAAGAACAAAGGTTTCCAATGCAACAAACAATAGCCATGGTTCCAAATAATGTACAAAACATACAGAGAGTTCCTCAAACATTTGACCCAAATGTTAGCCAAATACGACCAATGCAACAAAATATTGCACCAAACATACAACAAGCATATCCAAATACTATATTCAATGTCGATGAAAGCAGAAAAGTCAATACAACTGTAAGTAAAGGAACCAATCCTATGAATCACAATGTAGTTCACCCCATTCCTGCTGCCAAAAGTTTGCCTCAAACGTATAGACCAATCCAACCAAGGACACACCAAGTTAGGAATAACGGACCTAATTTACTTCCTATGCAGGTTACGACAAGTATTCAAGCTCAGCACACGATGCCAAATATAATATCAATGAATAATGTTCCTAGAAAAATAATGCCAGTACCCGTAACGAATGTGAATACGACTCTTAGTAATGTAAAAATTGaaggtaacaatttcctgttcaatagaaaaagaaaaagtgaatCGCCTGATGAAGTACataaaaaagtttcaaataacAATCAAACAGAGGCTCCTGTTGTTATAAAACAGATACAAAATGAATCATACACTATGAATAGTTCAGCAGATGTCGGGGTTAATACGAGTCCCATACACAGACCTTCTGGGAGGATAACGATTAATAACATGCAAATAACTCCTTTAAACCCTAACGTTcctaattcaaaattaataGAGGAATTAGCTAAACCAATCCGAAGTAACACACATAGTATACAAACAGAAACTCAGAATGTTGTTAGAAATATGACTAATATAGTTCCAGAGAATGTAACTGAAATGGTACCGACTGAAAAAGAAAAGTTAGTTAGGAACACAGTTTATGTACAAGCTAGAGGTAGAATACTGACTGATAAAGATACTACTATCCCGGAACCGcctaaaattgaaacaatagtCAAACCCCCTGAACCAAATGTAACATTGCCTACAGTAAAACCCAAAATCGAAACAGTAATAAGCAATCCTGAACCCAAAGTaacgaaaattgaaacaatagtGAACCATCCTGAACCAAATATATCTATGCCGctattaaatgaaaaacaacCAGAAAAGaatcaagaaacagttaaaGAAACACcagtaattaaaaaagaaacaagtACAGTAGTAAAAATGCCAGTTAAAGTTGAAGagagtaaaagtaaaataaaaatagaagtgaaacaagaaaaaagtgaTAACGCATCAATGGAGCCGCCTAAAGAGgttgttaaaattaaaactgaatCCAAACCAGACGTTAAAGTTAAAGAAGAATCTTCAGAGGCAGTTAAAGAAGACAGAGGATATATACTAACGCATGTTCTTGGTGGTTTTGTTATTCAAGAATCCAATATCGCATTCCCG ATAAGAAAACCACTAAAGGAAAAGACCCTATTCAACAATACTGAAGAATCAAAGAGAGAGAATAAAGACATGAAAAGAGATAGAGAATTTGTAAAGGATAACAGtaaaattttagatatttccCATCTCAATATACAGGAGTGTGAGAATATGGAGGCCGATACAGATGACAGCAAAACGATTGATGAAAAAG ATAATCCATTTAGACTGTTGAAACCAAGTGAAGTCCGGACTTGGACG GCGGAACAGCTGGCAACACACTTGGCGAAATACAACTGGACTGAAACGGTATCAGTGTTGCAAGACCACGAACTGGACGGGGAATCGCTATTACTGGTGTCGAAGGCTCAATTAGTGACTATAGGGGTTAAGGAGGACCATGCGGAAATTATATGCGAATTTGTTAAGAGCTAG